Proteins encoded in a region of the Bacteroidales bacterium genome:
- the rpsN gene encoding 30S ribosomal protein S14, with product MAKESVKAREVKRKKMVDKYAAKRAAMKAAGDYSGLQRIPKNASPVRLHNRCKLTGRPKGYMRQFGVSRINFREMALAGIIPGVTKASW from the coding sequence ATGGCAAAAGAATCAGTAAAAGCTAGAGAAGTAAAAAGAAAAAAAATGGTTGATAAATATGCAGCTAAAAGAGCTGCTATGAAAGCAGCCGGCGATTATTCAGGATTACAGCGTATACCAAAGAACGCTTCACCTGTACGTTTGCACAATCGTTGCAAACTTACCGGAAGACCTAAAGGTTACATGCGTCAGTTTGGTGTATCACGTATCAATTTCAGGGAAATGGCTTTGGCCGGAATAATTCCCGGAGTTACAAAAGCTAGTTGGTAG
- the rpsH gene encoding 30S ribosomal protein S8: MNTDPIADYLTRIRNAALANHRIVELPASGIKKEITKILFEKGYILNYKFEDEPVPGTIKIALKYHPVTKIPAITKLERISKPGLRKYTGSDKLPRVMNGLGIAIISTSQGIMTDKEAKKLKVGGEVLCYIS, from the coding sequence ATGAATACCGATCCCATTGCAGATTATTTAACCAGGATTAGGAATGCTGCGTTAGCCAACCACAGAATTGTTGAGCTGCCCGCTTCCGGCATAAAAAAAGAAATAACAAAAATTCTTTTTGAAAAAGGCTATATCCTGAATTATAAATTTGAAGATGAACCCGTGCCCGGAACAATTAAAATAGCATTGAAATATCACCCGGTTACAAAAATCCCTGCTATTACAAAATTGGAAAGAATTAGTAAACCAGGGCTTCGTAAATATACTGGTTCCGATAAATTGCCCCGCGTTATGAATGGTCTTGGAATAGCAATTATTTCCACATCACAGGGAATAATGACTGATAAAGAGGCTAAGAAACTGAAAGTTGGCGGCGAAGTATTATGTTATATTAGTTAA
- the rplF gene encoding 50S ribosomal protein L6, giving the protein MSRIGKLPIALPKGVTVNVSDKNIVTVKGPLGELKQTVEPGISMEVEGNNLIVKRSTEQKRHKSLHGLYRSLINNMVKGVSTGYTVTQELVGVGYKASNNGQLLELTLGYSHNIFMELPPEVKVKTTAERGKNPTIVLESIDKQLIGQVAAKIRSLRKPEPYKGKGIKFVNEVLRRKAGKSAAATK; this is encoded by the coding sequence ATGTCACGTATTGGTAAATTACCGATTGCTTTGCCGAAAGGAGTTACAGTTAATGTTTCCGATAAAAATATCGTTACCGTAAAAGGACCTCTTGGCGAGTTAAAACAAACTGTAGAACCCGGAATTTCTATGGAAGTTGAGGGCAATAACCTTATTGTTAAAAGAAGTACCGAACAGAAAAGGCATAAATCTTTACATGGTTTGTATCGCTCTTTGATCAATAATATGGTAAAAGGTGTTTCAACAGGATACACTGTTACGCAGGAATTAGTTGGTGTTGGTTATAAAGCTTCCAATAATGGTCAGCTTTTAGAATTAACATTAGGGTATTCGCATAATATATTTATGGAATTACCTCCTGAAGTAAAAGTGAAAACAACGGCTGAAAGAGGAAAGAACCCGACTATCGTTCTTGAATCAATAGATAAACAGCTTATAGGACAAGTTGCGGCTAAAATTCGTTCACTCAGAAAACCAGAACCATACAAAGGCAAAGGTATTAAGTTTGTAAATGAAGTTCTGCGCAGAAAAGCAGGTAAATCAGCTGCGGCTACAAAATAA
- the rplR gene encoding 50S ribosomal protein L18 yields the protein MAITREFRRKRIKMRIRKVVKGSPEKPRLTVFRSNMQIYAQIIDDIAGKTLLSASSRVKEIADKKVPKIEQAKLVGKLIAERAIEAGINDVVFDRNGYLYHGRIKSLAEAAREGGLKF from the coding sequence ATGGCAATTACCAGAGAATTCAGAAGGAAAAGAATCAAGATGAGGATTCGTAAAGTGGTGAAAGGTTCACCGGAAAAGCCTCGTCTTACTGTATTCAGAAGCAATATGCAGATATATGCACAGATTATTGATGATATTGCCGGGAAAACATTATTATCCGCTTCTTCACGCGTGAAAGAAATTGCTGATAAAAAAGTTCCTAAAATTGAACAGGCAAAATTGGTTGGAAAACTTATAGCAGAACGTGCTATTGAAGCAGGAATCAATGATGTTGTTTTTGACAGAAACGGTTATTTGTATCATGGTCGTATAAAATCTTTAGCAGAAGCTGCTAGAGAAGGAGGACTTAAATTTTAA
- the rpsE gene encoding 30S ribosomal protein S5 produces the protein MPNVNIKRVKSSEIEFKDKLVSIQRVTKVTKGGRTFSFSAIVVVGNESGVVGYGLGKAKEVTTAIAKGIDDAKKNLIRVPIINGTVPHDQLGKYCGALVYLKPAAQGTGVIAGGAMRAVLESVGVRDVLAKSKGSSNPHSVVKATIDALMKMKDPFTVAQLRGLSLDKVFNG, from the coding sequence ATGCCAAACGTAAATATTAAAAGAGTAAAATCGAGCGAAATCGAATTTAAGGATAAACTGGTAAGTATCCAAAGGGTTACAAAGGTTACCAAAGGTGGTAGAACTTTCAGTTTTTCAGCTATTGTTGTTGTAGGTAACGAAAGCGGCGTAGTTGGATACGGGCTTGGAAAAGCAAAAGAAGTAACTACAGCTATCGCCAAAGGTATTGACGATGCCAAGAAAAACCTTATTCGTGTTCCTATTATCAACGGAACTGTTCCTCACGACCAGTTAGGGAAATATTGTGGTGCTTTGGTTTATTTAAAACCGGCAGCACAGGGAACCGGTGTTATTGCAGGTGGTGCTATGCGCGCCGTTCTTGAAAGCGTTGGCGTAAGAGACGTTCTTGCAAAATCGAAAGGTTCTTCAAACCCGCATAGTGTTGTTAAAGCAACTATTGATGCATTGATGAAAATGAAAGATCCATTCACAGTTGCACAACTCAGGGGTTTAAGTCTTGATAAAGTATTTAACGGATAA
- the rpmD gene encoding 50S ribosomal protein L30 has product MKKLKIKQIKSSIDRPERQKRTLRALGIKKMHRIVEVDATPQIEGMINKVKHLLSIEEVM; this is encoded by the coding sequence ATGAAAAAGTTAAAAATAAAACAGATAAAAAGTTCTATTGATCGTCCGGAAAGACAGAAAAGAACTTTACGTGCTCTCGGCATAAAAAAAATGCACCGCATAGTTGAAGTGGATGCAACTCCTCAAATAGAAGGAATGATAAATAAAGTTAAACATCTTCTTTCAATAGAAGAAGTAATGTAA
- the rplO gene encoding 50S ribosomal protein L15, whose protein sequence is MNLSNLKPAAGSVKTKKRLGRGQGSGGGGTASRGNKGAKARSGYSSKAGFEGGQMPLYRRVPKFGFININRKEFRGINIEVLQMLAETKGITSFDPEVIYAHGLSQKKDLIKILAKGELKVKLDVKAHAFSSAAAKAIEAIGGTVTKI, encoded by the coding sequence ATGAATTTATCAAATCTAAAACCAGCAGCAGGTTCTGTAAAGACCAAAAAAAGATTAGGAAGAGGTCAGGGCTCAGGTGGCGGTGGTACTGCATCCAGGGGTAATAAAGGTGCAAAAGCACGCTCAGGTTATTCCAGCAAAGCAGGGTTCGAAGGTGGGCAAATGCCTTTATACAGAAGGGTTCCCAAATTCGGATTTATTAATATCAACCGTAAAGAATTCAGAGGAATCAATATTGAAGTGCTTCAGATGTTAGCTGAAACAAAAGGTATTACTTCATTTGATCCTGAAGTTATATATGCACACGGATTATCACAAAAAAAAGATTTAATAAAAATATTAGCCAAGGGCGAATTGAAGGTGAAATTAGATGTTAAAGCTCATGCTTTTTCATCAGCAGCAGCAAAAGCTATTGAAGCTATAGGCGGAACTGTAACTAAAATTTAA
- the secY gene encoding preprotein translocase subunit SecY, protein MKRLIQTIRNIYKIEDLRLRIINTIGFILIYRLGAYVVLPGIDPSQLSALNSQTKDGLLGLLNMFSGGAFSNASIFALGIMPYISASIVVQLLGMAIPYFQKLQKEGESGRKKMNQITRYLTVIITAGQAPAYLSNLLSQLPYEAVAPFDPGISSPSTFFWISSIVILVSGTMFVMWLGERITDKGIGNGISMIIMIGIMARLPFALFAEFFSRMEEQGGGLVVFIVELVVLIAVILVCILLVQGTRKIPVQFAKRIVGNKQYGGVRQYIPLKVNAAGVMPIIFAQAIMFLPLTLAGFSSSETLTGFARAFSDYNGFWYNFTFAILIILFTYFYTAITVNPNQMAEDMKKNGGFIPGVKPGKKTADFIDSVMSRITFPGSLFLAFVAIMPAFIRLLGVNSQFAQFYGGTSLLILVGVVLDTLQQIESHLLMRHYDGLMKSGRIKGRSSMNMAS, encoded by the coding sequence ATGAAAAGATTAATTCAAACCATCAGAAATATTTATAAAATTGAAGATCTCAGGTTAAGGATCATCAACACTATCGGTTTTATATTAATTTATAGACTTGGTGCTTATGTTGTATTACCTGGTATCGATCCATCACAATTAAGTGCACTCAATTCGCAAACCAAAGACGGATTACTTGGTCTGCTTAATATGTTTTCTGGTGGTGCATTCTCAAATGCATCAATTTTTGCCTTGGGTATCATGCCATATATTTCGGCATCAATAGTTGTTCAGTTGCTCGGAATGGCAATTCCTTATTTCCAGAAATTGCAAAAAGAAGGCGAAAGCGGAAGGAAGAAAATGAACCAGATAACCCGATACCTTACTGTTATTATTACAGCAGGACAGGCACCGGCATATTTATCTAACCTTTTATCACAGTTACCATATGAAGCAGTTGCTCCTTTTGACCCGGGTATTTCTTCTCCTTCAACATTTTTCTGGATTTCTTCAATAGTTATATTAGTTTCGGGAACCATGTTTGTAATGTGGCTTGGAGAACGTATAACAGATAAAGGGATTGGAAACGGAATATCGATGATCATTATGATAGGGATTATGGCAAGACTACCGTTTGCTTTATTCGCAGAGTTTTTCTCAAGAATGGAAGAGCAGGGTGGTGGTCTTGTTGTATTCATAGTTGAACTGGTTGTACTGATTGCAGTAATATTAGTCTGTATTTTATTGGTACAGGGAACTCGAAAAATACCCGTACAGTTTGCAAAAAGAATTGTTGGAAACAAACAATATGGCGGAGTTCGTCAATATATTCCTCTTAAAGTTAATGCTGCAGGTGTAATGCCAATTATTTTTGCACAGGCAATTATGTTTTTACCATTAACTTTAGCAGGATTTTCATCATCAGAAACATTAACCGGATTTGCACGTGCTTTCTCCGATTATAATGGTTTTTGGTATAATTTTACCTTTGCAATTTTAATTATTTTATTTACATATTTTTATACGGCTATTACTGTTAATCCTAACCAGATGGCTGAAGATATGAAAAAGAATGGCGGTTTTATACCTGGTGTTAAACCCGGAAAAAAGACAGCCGATTTTATTGATAGTGTAATGTCGAGAATTACATTCCCCGGTTCATTGTTTCTGGCTTTTGTTGCTATCATGCCTGCTTTTATAAGGCTGTTAGGAGTAAATAGTCAGTTTGCACAATTTTACGGTGGAACATCATTATTAATTCTTGTTGGTGTTGTACTTGATACATTACAACAAATAGAAAGTCATTTATTGATGAGGCATTATGACGGACTGATGAAATCAGGACGTATCAAAGGTCGTTCTTCAATGAATATGGCTAGTTGA